The nucleotide sequence CGGCGCCGGCATGGACGGTGGCGGCGATCTCCGCCATCAGCTCCGCGAGTTGCGGCGGTGTCGTGACGATCTGCCGTACGTGGGTGCCGACCCAGCGGTCGAAGAGAAAGGTGAACGTGTCGGCTTCGCCTTGGCGGCGTGCCAGTTCTTCGGCCTGGTCGACGACCGCGTGGGCGGTTGCCGGCAGTGTGGTGTCCGCTCCGGGACGGTTGTCGGCGGGGCGCAGCCGGTTCGCGACCTCGGAGATGGCCAGGGCCATGAGATCCCGGTCGCCCAGTGCCTCGAAGCGCGGCCACAACAGAAGCTCGGCGCCGGCATCGTCGTCCACCAGCTTGCCCTGGTCGCGTAGCCACTGGTGAACCTGGTTGAGGGCAAAGAGCGGACTGGTGTCGCTCCCGCCGATCGGACTCGGGAAAGTGCTGTGCCGCCGACGCCAGTTGCTCACCGCCGCGCGGCCGACGTTGGCGATTCGCGCGATCTCGGCCAGTGTCACGGACACCGGTGGCTCGGTGACAGCGGGCATCACGAACTCCCTAGGCAAGGTCGCTGACAAACGTTCGGGGGCGCAACCGGGCCCCGGGCCTAGTCAACGTACCTGTGGAACGAGCGGCTCGCCAAGAGGTCACTTGACTAAGTTCACGATGTTCCGGTTGGTTGCTCAGCGTATCTGCCTCTAGAGTCACATGCCCAGGTGACACGGGCGGGCCGAAGGGACGGGCTCTCGACCATGGACACGACCATGCGCGCGGGTGACCGGCTGCGCGGCCGCTACCGGCTCGACACGCCGCTCGAACGCGGCGCGATGGGTGCCGTCTGGCAGGGACACGACGAGCACCTCGACCGCCCCGTCGCGGTCAAGATCGCCTTGCCGCCTCAGGACGGCGACGACGGTGCCCGCCTGCTGCGCCGCCTCCACCGCGAAGCCCAGGCCGCCGCCCGACTCGACCACCCCAACATCGCCACCGTCTACGACGCCGACACCCGGGACGACGGAGTCCGCTGGCTGATCATGCCCCTGATCGACGGCGTCACGCTGCGCGACCTGCTGGCCGAACGCGGCCGGTTCACGGTCCCGGAAGCCGCCGCGGTTGTCGCGCAATTGTGCGCCGGTCTCGAAGTGGCCCACCGAGCCGGCCTCGTGCACCGCGACATCAAGCCCGCGAACCTCATGGTCACGCGCGGCGGCCTGCTCAAGATCCTGGACTTCGGTCTCGTCAAACCCATGATCGACGCGCAGGGGCTCACGGTGACCGGCGAGCTGCTGGGCAACGTGCTGTACGCGGCACCCGAGTACTTCGAGGGCGACAACCGCGATCACAAGGTGGACGGCCGCAGCGATTTGTACGCCGCAGGCTGCCTCCTGCACCACCTGTTGGCCGGTGTCCCGCCGTTCCCCGACGACAGTCCCGCGCTGCTGCCGGGGCGCCATCTGTACGACCCGCCGCCCACGTTGGCCGACCGCGGCATCGTCGTTCCCGATGGTGTCCAAGCGCTCATCGACGCCTTGACGGCCAAGGACCCCGACAGCCGGCCCGCGTCCGGGGCCGAGGTCTACGCACGGCTGTTCTCCCACCTTCCGGCGCCCGCTGCCGACGTGGTGATCACACCCGCGTCCGAGGACCCCGCCCGGCCGTTCCGGGCGCCCTATGCGCCCTGAACCCGCGGTATTCGCGGAGGCCCCGCGCGGGGCCTCCGCGGCTGGGATGATCGAGGACCGAGGAGAACGGGGGTGACCGCGGCGTGCCGCAGGGTCCGGAACAGCACGAACGGTACGAGAAGGTGGAGCGCCTCGGCGAGGGTGGCATGGGCGAGGTCTGGCTTGCCCACGACAACCACCTCGACCGCAAGGTCGCGCTGAAGCTGATCTCGCAACACGTCCCCGGGATGAAGCCCCATGTCGTGCGGGAACGCTTCCGTCGGGAGGCGGTGATCACCGCCCGGCTCGAACACCCAAACGTGCCCACGGTCTACGACGTCGGCGTCACGAATGACGGTCGCATGTTCGTCGTCATGCAGTTCGTCCCCGGCCGCACGTTGGCGGACGAGCTCGTCGTGCGCCGGCGTCTGCCCCTGAGCTGGGTCGCCGCCATCGCGGCACAGATCAGTGAAGTGCTCGGATACGCCCACGGGATGGGCGTCGTCCACCGCGACCTCAAGCCCGGCAATGTCATGCTGACCCCGGGCGGCGTCGTCAAGGTGCTGGACTTCGGGATCGCCGCGGCGCTCGAACCCGCATCCGGCGAGCAGCCGCTGACGAGGGGCGACTTCCCCATCGGCACCCTGGGGTTCATCGCGCCGGAGCAGTTCCTCGGCCAGCGCGCCACCGAGCGCAGCGATCTCTATGCCCTCGGGTGCGTGCTCTACCAGCTTGTCGCGGGTGTGTCCCCGTTCCCGGGCCCCAATCTGGCGCTGCCGTATCAGCACGTCCACGGTGAGCCGGACGCGCTGGTTTCCCATCGGCCGGACGTCCACCCGCAACTGGCCGAGCTGATCGCCCGTCTCATGGCCAAGCAGCCTGAGTCTCGCCCCGACGACGCGGCCGAGGTGTTCGGCGTCATGGCGCCGCTGGTCGCCGAACTTGCCGCATTGGAAGAGGAGTTGCCGACGAGTCCGGATCTCGTTGCGGTGGCCCACGGGGTACCGGCGGCCACCGTGGACCCCACCCTGCCTTACACCCGCGTGCTGCGACCTCGACGTGCCCCCGAGGCGACATTGACCGCGTCCCTGGCGCCGACCGCCGTGGTGCCGCCGCCGGGCGCCGAGGACTTCGCGGCGGCCGTCGGCGCCTCCGGGGCCGCATTGCCGGCGCCCGCGGCCCCTGTGGATCCCCCGGCGGAACCTGTGGGCGAGACACACCAGGACGCCGTGAGCGGCCCCGGGCCGGCCGAGCCCCCCGCCGCGCTGATCACACCCGCGGACGGAGCAGCGGGCGGCTTTGACACCGAGGCGTTGCAGCGGATCACAACGCTTGCCGAGGAGGGCCGGTACGAGCGCGCGGCCGAGCTCCTCGACCGGCTGCTCAAAGACCGTGCGGAACCCGCGACGCCTGACGAACTTCTGCGTCTCTTCGACTACTCCCGCCGCGGCGGGCGCCTGCGTCAGGCCTACGCCGGCTATACGACGCTGCGGACCGAACTCGAGGCGACGCGCCCCGCCACGGACCCCCAGGTTCTCGCGGCCCTGGCCGGCCGCGCCGCGTGCCTGCGCGAGCTGGGACGGACCGGCGAGGCACTGGAAGAGTACGAAGACCTCCTGGGCCGCCAGGACCAGGCATTCGGCGCCGCATCCCCCGAGGCGTTCGAGAGCCGTTATGCGATCGCCGTGCTGCACGCCGGTGCGGGCTCGGTGGCGGCGGCTCTCCAGTCCTTGGAGTCACTGCGCGACGACCAGCAAGCGGCTCTGCCGGCCGATGCGCCGCAACACGTGCTGGTGGCGACGCTGATCACTCGGCTCCGGCGTCTCGCCCGCCAGGGATGATTGCTGTGAACTCAGCACACGCTCTGCTCGGTCTGGTAGTGTGTCGCCGCCGCGACGTGGCGCGCGCTGCCCCGGCATGCCGCGCCCGCGCGGCACAGCGCGCGTGACCCAGCCGAAACCGTACCGGGAAGGACGACACGGACGTGGCAGTGAGCGGGGCAGGTCGTCGCGGCAGGGCCATCCTCGGGGCCGAGGAGACTCTTCCCCGGGAAGGACAGCTTGTCGAAGTCCGCGGGCAGAACTGGGTCGTTTCCGATGTCGTCCTCCCCGTGGCCGGTACGACCGGCGGCCCCGGTGGCGAGGCCCGTGTCCAGGCCGGGTCGGGCGGCCCGGCCGCGCCGCGCCGCGGCCACACGCTCGTCCGCCTCCAGTCCGTCGCCGACGGCCGTTACGGCGAAACCCTCTCGGTGATCTGGGAGGTCGAACCCGGCCGCCGAATCCGCGCCGCGAGCTCGCTCCCCGACGCCGGCGCGGGCCGCTTCGACCCGCCCGAGCAGCTGGCCGCCTTCCTCGACGCCATCCGCTGGTCGGCCGTCGCCTCCGCGGACACGCGTACCCTCCAGTCCCCGTTCCGCTCCGGCGTCGCCGTCGAGCCGTATCAGCTCGAACCGGTGGCCCGCGCGGTCGGAGCGCCCCGCGTCAACCTCCTCCTGGCCGACGACGTCGGCCTCGGCAAGACCATCGAAGCCGGCCTGGTCGCCCAGGAACTCCTGCTCCGTGGGCGCGCGCACCGGATCATGGTGGTCTGTCCGGCCGGCCTCACCGTCAAATGGCGCGACGAACTCGCCGAGAAGTTCGGCTTCGAGTTCACCGTGGTCGACTCCGACCGCTGCGCGGAACTGCGCCGCAGCCACGGCACCGCCGCCAACCCGTTCCGGGTCTATCCGCACACCATCGTGTCGTTGCCCTGGCTGCGCGGCCCCAAGGCGCAGCGGCTGCTGGACGAGGTCGTGCCCGAGCGCACGGCCGAGGCCGCCGAGGCCGCCCGCGACGGCGAAGGGCGCCGCAAGCGGTTCTTCGATCTGCTGATTCTCGACGAGGCCCACCACGTCGCCCCCGCCGCGCCCAAGCAGGTCTACGCCGTCGATTCCCAGCAGACCCGGCTCATCCGCCGCCTCGTCCCGCACTTCGAGCACCGGCTGTTCCTGTCCGCAACACCCCACAACGGTTACCCCGAGTCGTACACCGCGCTCCTCGAACTCATCGACGACC is from Yinghuangia sp. ASG 101 and encodes:
- a CDS encoding serine/threonine-protein kinase, which encodes MDTTMRAGDRLRGRYRLDTPLERGAMGAVWQGHDEHLDRPVAVKIALPPQDGDDGARLLRRLHREAQAAARLDHPNIATVYDADTRDDGVRWLIMPLIDGVTLRDLLAERGRFTVPEAAAVVAQLCAGLEVAHRAGLVHRDIKPANLMVTRGGLLKILDFGLVKPMIDAQGLTVTGELLGNVLYAAPEYFEGDNRDHKVDGRSDLYAAGCLLHHLLAGVPPFPDDSPALLPGRHLYDPPPTLADRGIVVPDGVQALIDALTAKDPDSRPASGAEVYARLFSHLPAPAADVVITPASEDPARPFRAPYAP
- a CDS encoding serine/threonine-protein kinase, whose amino-acid sequence is MPQGPEQHERYEKVERLGEGGMGEVWLAHDNHLDRKVALKLISQHVPGMKPHVVRERFRREAVITARLEHPNVPTVYDVGVTNDGRMFVVMQFVPGRTLADELVVRRRLPLSWVAAIAAQISEVLGYAHGMGVVHRDLKPGNVMLTPGGVVKVLDFGIAAALEPASGEQPLTRGDFPIGTLGFIAPEQFLGQRATERSDLYALGCVLYQLVAGVSPFPGPNLALPYQHVHGEPDALVSHRPDVHPQLAELIARLMAKQPESRPDDAAEVFGVMAPLVAELAALEEELPTSPDLVAVAHGVPAATVDPTLPYTRVLRPRRAPEATLTASLAPTAVVPPPGAEDFAAAVGASGAALPAPAAPVDPPAEPVGETHQDAVSGPGPAEPPAALITPADGAAGGFDTEALQRITTLAEEGRYERAAELLDRLLKDRAEPATPDELLRLFDYSRRGGRLRQAYAGYTTLRTELEATRPATDPQVLAALAGRAACLRELGRTGEALEEYEDLLGRQDQAFGAASPEAFESRYAIAVLHAGAGSVAAALQSLESLRDDQQAALPADAPQHVLVATLITRLRRLARQG